One Benincasa hispida cultivar B227 chromosome 5, ASM972705v1, whole genome shotgun sequence genomic window carries:
- the LOC120077774 gene encoding rDNA transcriptional regulator pol5 isoform X1, producing the protein MGSKKTGCNSIDGVDIQEDTPMDDVSAAVSKSLKRKMKKDKRKDAELENGDVDIPSSTFPDSEKPMERKKKRKTFDKERKRAISESEVPKEKQISVTSKADETKPSSVSVSSSGLPEFHISVFKDLASADILVRESAAEALATELLKVQEAYDKLENKDLVEGGLKLEAEKDDGLDNCAPSVRYAVRRLIRGVSSSRECARQGFALGLTALISTQSNIKVDSLLKLIVNMLEVSSSRKGQEARDCLLGQLFAYGALVHSGRLTEECSSDKNTSHVKEITGALISLAAKKRYLQEPAVSIILELIEKLTPESVLNHVLEAPGIREWFEAATEVGNPDALLLALKLREKISADCSIFAKLLPNPFNPSRFFSVDHLSSLANCHKESTFCQPRVHSLWPVLLNILLPDTVLKTQDAISVSTSLKKHKKNRKSGSSEEDILINFQNFFEVIIEGALLLSSHDRKHLVFDVLLLLLPRLPTIFVPAMLSYKVVQCLMDILSTKDSWLYKVVQHFLKELSEWALHDDGRKVAVIIALQKHSNAKFDNITRTKAVQNLMSEFKTESGCFLFIQNLMSMFVDESQTSEEPSDQSQTTDDNSEVGSVEDKDSTGTMGNSDFLRTWIIESLPCMVKHLKLEPEAKFRVQKEILKFLAVQGLFTASLGTEVTSFELQEKFKWPKAPTSSALCMRCIEQLQLLLSNSQKGEGSHCLVNGLEPNDLGSYFMKFLGTLRNIPSVSLFRRLSDEDEDAVKKLQEMETRLWREERNYGLSADANKLHALRYLLIQLLLQVLLRPEEFTEAATELIICCKKAFSSADLLGSSGDDELDGDGTPQLMDVLVDTLLSLLPQSSAPMRSAIEQVFKYFCGDITDDGLMRMLRVVKKNLKPSRHHNAEDEDDDEDEDEDEDFLDVEEDEEINQDETGDTGDSDEHTDESEAIDRVGEVGQELSDGSDDSESDGGMDDDAMFRMDSYLAQIFKDRKNQAGSETAQSQLMLFKLRVLSLLEIYLHENPGKPHVLLVLSNLAQVLVNPHTTEGSEQLEQRIWGILQKKIFKAKDYPKGEAVQMSTLENLLEKNLKLASKPKRKKSAGNVSKRKQLASRNHYKMITSLGQNSAYWILKIIDAKKLPKSELQKVFDIFDRVVVGYFHSKKSQLKGKFLKEIIRRCSWIGHHFYSSLLERCVSTNSEFRRIEGLDLIIDIIKSSMSSENGHHAAKELMEKFLHELCNLIKELLTNMPEKQARRADIRKFCGKICHFVSSLKINKSFLSSLAPEALAVCEAQLGKQFSKVKPQE; encoded by the exons ATGGGTAGTAAAAAGACAGGCTGTAACTCCATAGACGGAGTGGATATCCAGGAAGATACACCGATGGATGATGTTAGTGCTGCTGTTTCAAAATCcttaaagagaaaaatgaagaaggaTAAAAGGAAAGATGCTGAACTGGAAAATGGGGATGTGGATATTCCCTCTTCTACCTTTCCCGATTCTGAGAAACCAatggagagaaagaagaaaaggaaaacatttgacaAAGAAAGAAAGCGAGCTATTTCGGAAAGTGAAGTACCTAAGGAAAAACAAATAAGTGTTACTTCTAAAGCTGACGAGACTAAGCCATCTTCTGTCTCTGTTTCAAGCAGTGGTCTCCCTGAATTTCATATCAGTGTTTTTAAGGACTTGGCATCTGCTGACATTTTGGTGAGAGAATCAGCTGCAGAAGCTTTGGCAACTGAGCTGCTAAAGGTTCAAGAAGCATATGACAAGCTGGAAAATAAGGATTTGGTTGAGGGTGGGTTAAAACTGGAAGCTGAGAAGGATGATGGCCTGGATAATTGTGCACCATCTGTGAGATATGCTGTACGTAGACTGATTCGTGGTGTGTCTTCTTCGAGAGAG TGTGCGAGACAGGGCTTTGCCTTAGGATTGACTGCATTGATAAGTACACAGTCCAACATCAAGGTGGACTCATTGCTGAAACTCATTGTTAATATGTTAGAGGTTTCTTCATCAAGGAAGGGCCAG GAAGCAAGAGACTGTCTTTTGGGTCAATTGTTTGCTTATGGGGCTCTTGTCCACTCAGGAAGACTAACTGAAGAATGCTCTTCTGATAAAAACACTTCACATGTGAAGGAAATCACTGGTGCTCTTATATCTCTCGCAGCTAAAAAACGTTATCTACAAGAGCCTGCTGTCTCAATTATTTTAGAATTGATAGAAAAG TTAACACCTGAGTCAGTATTGAATCATGTGCTTGAAGCTCCTGGAATTCGAGAGTGGTTTGAAGCAGCTACTGAAGTTGGGAACCCAGATGCACTGCTGTTGGCATTAAAATTACGAGAAAAAATTTCTGCTGATTGTTCAATATTTGCTAAACTTTTACCAAATCCATTCAATCCTAGTAGATTTTTTTCTGTTGATCATCTGTCATCTCTAGCCAACTGTCACAAG GAGTCTACTTTTTGCCAGCCCAGAGTTCACAGCTTATGGCCTGTCCTGCTAAACATTCTGTTGCCTGATACAGTTTTAAAAACTCAAGATGCAATCTCCGTTTCAACCTCATTGAAGAAGCATAAAAAGAATCGTAAAAGTGGCTCTTCTGAAGAAGACATTCTGATAAACTTCCAAAATTTTTTTGAAGTTATAATCGAAGGAGCACTTCTGCTATCATCTCATGACCGTAAGCACTTGGTGTTTGATGTTCTACTTCTTCTCCTGCCAAGACTGCCAACAATTTTTGTCCCTGCTATGCTGTCATATAAAGTTGTTCAGTGCCTGATGGACATACTTTCAACAAAGGATTCTTGGTTGTATAAAGTTGTGCAGCATTTTCTAAAAGAATTATCTGAATGGGCACTGCATGACGATGGCAGAAAAGTTGCTGTCATTATTGCTTTACAGAAGCATAGCAATGCCAAGTTTGATAATATTACACGAACAAAAGCAGTTCAAAACCTGATGTCCGAGTTTAAGACAGAATCAGGTTGCTTTCTGTTTATTCAGAACTTGATGAGCATGTTTGTGGATGAAAGTCAAACATCAGAGGAACCTTCAGATCAGAGTCAAACAACTGATGACAACTCAGAGGTTGGTTCAGTTGAGGACAAGGACTCCACTGGAACAATGGGAAACTCTGATTTTTTGAGAACTTGGATTATAGAATCTCTACCATGTATGGTGAAACACTTGAAGCTGGAACCTGAGGCAAAATTCCGGGTGcagaaagaaattttgaaatttctagCTGTTCAGGGTTTGTTCACCGCATCACTTGGCACAGAAGTAACCTCTTTTGAACTACAGGAGAAATTTAAGTGGCCAAAAGCTCCCACATCTAGTGCTCTTTGCATGCGGTGTATTGAACAACTGCAGTTGTTACTGTCGAATTCTCAAAAGGGAGAGGGATCTCATTGTTTGGTTAATGGTCTTGAGCCAAATGACCTCGGCTCTTATTTTATGAAGTTTCTCGGTACGTTACGCAACATTCCTTCAGTTTCTCTATTCCGTCGCCTAAGTGATGAGGATGAAGATGCAGTCAAGAAACTGCAAGAGATGGAAACCAGGTTATGGCGAGAG GAAAGGAATTACGGTTTAAGTGCTGATGCAAACAAATTACATGCACTAAGGTACTTGCTCATCCAGTTGCTTTTGCAAGTGCTCCTTCGACCAGAGGAATTTACCGAAGCTGCAactgaattaattatatgttgtAAGAAAGCCTTTTCATCTGCTGATCTACTAGGCTCCTCTGGAGACGATGAGTTGGATGGCGATGGAACACCACAGTTAATGGACGTTCTTGTTGACACATTGCTTTCATTGTTACCACAGTCATCAGCACCCATGAGGTCTGCCATCGAGCAG GTTTTCAAGTATTTCTGTGGCGATATCACTGATGATGGGCTGATGAGAATGTTGAGGGTTGTCAAAAAAAATCTGAAACCTTCTAGACATCACAATGCTGAggatgaagatgatgatgagGATGAAGATGAGGATGAAGATTTTCTTGAtgttgaagaagatgaggaaatTAATCAAGATGAAACTGGTGACACAGGTGATAGTGATGAACATACTGATGAGTCTGAAGCCATAGATAGAGTTGGAGAAGTAGGCCAAGAACTTTCTGATGGTTCTGATGATTCTGAGTCTGATGGAGGAATGGATGATGATGCAATGTTTCGAATGGATTCTTATCTTGCCCAAATCTTCAAAGATCGTAAAAATCAGGCTGGGAGCGAAACCGCTCAGTCTCAGCTTATGTTATTCAAGCTTCGTGTTCTGTCACTTCTGGAAATTTACTTGCATGAAAATCCAG GTAAGCCACATGTTTTGTTAGTGCTCTCAAATTTGGCTCAGGTATTAGTTAACCCACATACTACAGAAGGTAGCGAACAGCTTGAACAGCGCATATGGGGAATTTTGCAAAAGAAGATTTTCAAAGCAAAAGACTATCCAAAGGGAGAAGCAGTTCAAATGTCAACGCTTGAAAATTTGCTGGAGAAGAACCTAAAGTTGGCATCAAAACCTAAGAGAAAGAAATCTGCTGGAAATGTCTCAAAAAGGAAGCAGTTAGCATCGAGGAATCATTACAAGATGATCACTTCCCTGGGTCAGAATTCAGCATATTGGATTTTGAAGATTATTGATGCAAAAAAATTGCCCAAGTCTGAACTACAGAAAGTATTTGATATTTTTGACAGAGTTGTGGTGGGTTATTTTCATAGTAAAAAATCTCAGCTAAAGGGGAAATTTCTGAAAGAGATAATTAGAAGGTGCTCATGGATTGGGCATCATTTTTACAGTTCCCTTCTGGAAAGATGTGTCAGCACAAATTCAGAGTTCCGGCGAATTGAAGGACTAGATctaataattgatataataaaaTCATCAATGTCTTCTGAAAATGGACATCATGCGGCGAAGGAACTGATGGAGAAATTCCTTCATGAACTATGCAATTTGATAAAGGAGTTACTGACGAATATGCCAGAAAAGCAGGCCCGGCGAGCTGACATACGGAAGTTTTGTGGCAAGATTTGCCATTTCGTATCCTCTCTTAAAATTAACAAGTCTTTTCTTTCAAGCTTGGCTCCCGAAGCTCTAGCTGTATGCGAAGCTCAGCTTGGCAAGCAGTTCAGTAAAGTGAAGCCTCAAGAATGA
- the LOC120078107 gene encoding transcription factor GTE7-like gives MASAVLANHEPSWPTSERNGSGGGVGGGAFMARVPFSNPKSKPNMKKRKTNGEINNFHQMGEEMGNVTTLSPSDNGSSIDRYHGSSNLQYNQYVSFNITSCSGRDLFELRKRLLGELEQVRRIKNRIESGDIGIGPNYFKKSSKIKGLNKRPKVPPSFGRNLQVPNSFEGGNLMKTCAQILNKLMKQKYGLIFNKPVDVVGLGLHDYYDIIKHPMDLGTVKSKLAKNLYGSPLDFADDVRLTFNNAMMYNPKGHEVHVLAEQWLVKFEEMFLPVSKKLGALKQPDPYEEELQASSWNHVEVEKVNFNSNGNKSEEVRVPLSSSKPPSVQSPVRTPSPVRVPQVKPVRQPKPKAKDPNKRDMSLEEKHRLGIGLQGLPPEKMDQVVQIVKKRSGHLRQDGDEIELDIEAVDTETLWELDRLVTNWKKMMSKVKRQALVNDNANADLNKENNEISSANEMNEVKTEAKKLRKGDVAEEDVDIGDEVVPMGGFPPVEIERDAVAHASSSSDSSSSSGSDDSSSSSGSDSEGSSSDSDSDGDGQS, from the exons ATGGCGTCTGCTGTTTTAGCCAATCACGAACCTAGTTGGCCAACGAGCGAACGCAACGGCAGTGGCGGAGGAGTTGGAGGAGGAGCGTTTATGGCGAGAGTTCCGTTCTCAAACCCTAAATCTAAACCTAATATGAAAAAGAGGAAAACTAATGGTGAAATTAACAACTTTCATCAGATGGGTGAAGAAATGGGCAACGTAACAACTCTATCTCCTTCAGATAATGGATCTTCCATCGATCGTTACCATGGATCTTCGAACTTACAGTACAACCAATATGTGAGTTTCAATATAACTTCGTGTTCTGGGAGGGATTTGTTTGAGCTGAGGAAACGGTTGTTGGGGGAGCTTGAACAAGTTAGACGAATCAAGAATCGTATTGAATCTGGGGACATTGGTATTGGACCTAATTATTTCAAGAAATCTTCCAAGATCAAGGGATTGAACAAGCGGCCGAAGGTGCCACCTAGTTTTGGCAGAAATTTGCAGGTTCCGAATTCGTTTGAAGGTGGGAATCTGATGAAGACTTGCGCTCAAATCTTGAACAAATTGATGAAGCAGAAATATGGGCTGATCTTCAACAAGCCGGTGGATGTGGTTGGGTTGGGTCTTCACGACTATTATGATATTATTAAGCATCCTATGGATTTAGGGACTGTGAAATCTAAACTGGCTAAGAATTTATATGGCTCGCCTTTGGATTTTGCTGATGATGTTAGGCTAACATTTAACAATGCAATGATGTACAATCCCAAGGGTCATGAAGTTCATGTATTGGCTGAACAGTGGTTAGTGAAATTTGAGGAAATGTTTCTTCCTGTTAGTAAGAAGTTGGGTGCACTGAAGCAGCCAGATCCATATGAAGAGGAATTGCAAGCCAGTTCTTGGAATCATGTTGAGGTGGAGAAGGTGAATTTCAACTCAAATGGGAACAAATCAGAAGAAGTAAGAGTACCATTGAGCTCATCAAAGCCTCCTTCGGTTCAATCACCAGTGAGAACCCCATCGCCAGTGAGGGTACCACAAGTGAAGCCAGTAAGGCAGCCAAAGCCAAAGGCTAAGGATCCCAACAAAAGGGATATGAGTTTAGAGGAGAAACACAGATTGGGAATTGGATTGCAGGGCTTGCCTCCTGAAAAGATGGATCAGGTGGTACAGATTGTGAAGAAGAGAAGTGGACATTTGAGACAGGATGGGGATGAGATTGAGCTGGACATTGAAGCAGTCGATACCGAGACCCTTTGGGAACTGGACCGGCTGGTGACGAATTGGAAGAAAATGATGAGCAAAGTCAAACGGCAAGCTCTCGTCAATGACAATGCAAATGCAGATTTGAATAAAGAGAATAATGAG ATATCATCTGCAAATGAGATGAATGAGGTTAAAACAGAGGCGAAGAAGCTTAGAAAAGGGGATGTGGCTGAAGAAGATGTGGACATTGGGGATGAGGTGGTACCAATGGGTGGTTTCCCTCCTGTTGAAATTGAAAGAGATGCAGTTGCTCATGCTAGTAGTAGTTCTGATAGCTCTAGTAGTTCAGGGAGTGATGATTCTTCCTCTTCAAGTG GTTCTGATTCAGAAGGTAGCTCCTCCGATAGTGATTCAGATGGTGATGGTCAATCATAG
- the LOC120077774 gene encoding rDNA transcriptional regulator pol5 isoform X2, translated as MDLALECLHKCFFPQCARQGFALGLTALISTQSNIKVDSLLKLIVNMLEVSSSRKGQEARDCLLGQLFAYGALVHSGRLTEECSSDKNTSHVKEITGALISLAAKKRYLQEPAVSIILELIEKLTPESVLNHVLEAPGIREWFEAATEVGNPDALLLALKLREKISADCSIFAKLLPNPFNPSRFFSVDHLSSLANCHKESTFCQPRVHSLWPVLLNILLPDTVLKTQDAISVSTSLKKHKKNRKSGSSEEDILINFQNFFEVIIEGALLLSSHDRKHLVFDVLLLLLPRLPTIFVPAMLSYKVVQCLMDILSTKDSWLYKVVQHFLKELSEWALHDDGRKVAVIIALQKHSNAKFDNITRTKAVQNLMSEFKTESGCFLFIQNLMSMFVDESQTSEEPSDQSQTTDDNSEVGSVEDKDSTGTMGNSDFLRTWIIESLPCMVKHLKLEPEAKFRVQKEILKFLAVQGLFTASLGTEVTSFELQEKFKWPKAPTSSALCMRCIEQLQLLLSNSQKGEGSHCLVNGLEPNDLGSYFMKFLGTLRNIPSVSLFRRLSDEDEDAVKKLQEMETRLWREERNYGLSADANKLHALRYLLIQLLLQVLLRPEEFTEAATELIICCKKAFSSADLLGSSGDDELDGDGTPQLMDVLVDTLLSLLPQSSAPMRSAIEQVFKYFCGDITDDGLMRMLRVVKKNLKPSRHHNAEDEDDDEDEDEDEDFLDVEEDEEINQDETGDTGDSDEHTDESEAIDRVGEVGQELSDGSDDSESDGGMDDDAMFRMDSYLAQIFKDRKNQAGSETAQSQLMLFKLRVLSLLEIYLHENPGKPHVLLVLSNLAQVLVNPHTTEGSEQLEQRIWGILQKKIFKAKDYPKGEAVQMSTLENLLEKNLKLASKPKRKKSAGNVSKRKQLASRNHYKMITSLGQNSAYWILKIIDAKKLPKSELQKVFDIFDRVVVGYFHSKKSQLKGKFLKEIIRRCSWIGHHFYSSLLERCVSTNSEFRRIEGLDLIIDIIKSSMSSENGHHAAKELMEKFLHELCNLIKELLTNMPEKQARRADIRKFCGKICHFVSSLKINKSFLSSLAPEALAVCEAQLGKQFSKVKPQE; from the exons ATGGATCTTGCTCTAGAATGCCTGCACAAGTGCTTCTTTCCTCAG TGTGCGAGACAGGGCTTTGCCTTAGGATTGACTGCATTGATAAGTACACAGTCCAACATCAAGGTGGACTCATTGCTGAAACTCATTGTTAATATGTTAGAGGTTTCTTCATCAAGGAAGGGCCAG GAAGCAAGAGACTGTCTTTTGGGTCAATTGTTTGCTTATGGGGCTCTTGTCCACTCAGGAAGACTAACTGAAGAATGCTCTTCTGATAAAAACACTTCACATGTGAAGGAAATCACTGGTGCTCTTATATCTCTCGCAGCTAAAAAACGTTATCTACAAGAGCCTGCTGTCTCAATTATTTTAGAATTGATAGAAAAG TTAACACCTGAGTCAGTATTGAATCATGTGCTTGAAGCTCCTGGAATTCGAGAGTGGTTTGAAGCAGCTACTGAAGTTGGGAACCCAGATGCACTGCTGTTGGCATTAAAATTACGAGAAAAAATTTCTGCTGATTGTTCAATATTTGCTAAACTTTTACCAAATCCATTCAATCCTAGTAGATTTTTTTCTGTTGATCATCTGTCATCTCTAGCCAACTGTCACAAG GAGTCTACTTTTTGCCAGCCCAGAGTTCACAGCTTATGGCCTGTCCTGCTAAACATTCTGTTGCCTGATACAGTTTTAAAAACTCAAGATGCAATCTCCGTTTCAACCTCATTGAAGAAGCATAAAAAGAATCGTAAAAGTGGCTCTTCTGAAGAAGACATTCTGATAAACTTCCAAAATTTTTTTGAAGTTATAATCGAAGGAGCACTTCTGCTATCATCTCATGACCGTAAGCACTTGGTGTTTGATGTTCTACTTCTTCTCCTGCCAAGACTGCCAACAATTTTTGTCCCTGCTATGCTGTCATATAAAGTTGTTCAGTGCCTGATGGACATACTTTCAACAAAGGATTCTTGGTTGTATAAAGTTGTGCAGCATTTTCTAAAAGAATTATCTGAATGGGCACTGCATGACGATGGCAGAAAAGTTGCTGTCATTATTGCTTTACAGAAGCATAGCAATGCCAAGTTTGATAATATTACACGAACAAAAGCAGTTCAAAACCTGATGTCCGAGTTTAAGACAGAATCAGGTTGCTTTCTGTTTATTCAGAACTTGATGAGCATGTTTGTGGATGAAAGTCAAACATCAGAGGAACCTTCAGATCAGAGTCAAACAACTGATGACAACTCAGAGGTTGGTTCAGTTGAGGACAAGGACTCCACTGGAACAATGGGAAACTCTGATTTTTTGAGAACTTGGATTATAGAATCTCTACCATGTATGGTGAAACACTTGAAGCTGGAACCTGAGGCAAAATTCCGGGTGcagaaagaaattttgaaatttctagCTGTTCAGGGTTTGTTCACCGCATCACTTGGCACAGAAGTAACCTCTTTTGAACTACAGGAGAAATTTAAGTGGCCAAAAGCTCCCACATCTAGTGCTCTTTGCATGCGGTGTATTGAACAACTGCAGTTGTTACTGTCGAATTCTCAAAAGGGAGAGGGATCTCATTGTTTGGTTAATGGTCTTGAGCCAAATGACCTCGGCTCTTATTTTATGAAGTTTCTCGGTACGTTACGCAACATTCCTTCAGTTTCTCTATTCCGTCGCCTAAGTGATGAGGATGAAGATGCAGTCAAGAAACTGCAAGAGATGGAAACCAGGTTATGGCGAGAG GAAAGGAATTACGGTTTAAGTGCTGATGCAAACAAATTACATGCACTAAGGTACTTGCTCATCCAGTTGCTTTTGCAAGTGCTCCTTCGACCAGAGGAATTTACCGAAGCTGCAactgaattaattatatgttgtAAGAAAGCCTTTTCATCTGCTGATCTACTAGGCTCCTCTGGAGACGATGAGTTGGATGGCGATGGAACACCACAGTTAATGGACGTTCTTGTTGACACATTGCTTTCATTGTTACCACAGTCATCAGCACCCATGAGGTCTGCCATCGAGCAG GTTTTCAAGTATTTCTGTGGCGATATCACTGATGATGGGCTGATGAGAATGTTGAGGGTTGTCAAAAAAAATCTGAAACCTTCTAGACATCACAATGCTGAggatgaagatgatgatgagGATGAAGATGAGGATGAAGATTTTCTTGAtgttgaagaagatgaggaaatTAATCAAGATGAAACTGGTGACACAGGTGATAGTGATGAACATACTGATGAGTCTGAAGCCATAGATAGAGTTGGAGAAGTAGGCCAAGAACTTTCTGATGGTTCTGATGATTCTGAGTCTGATGGAGGAATGGATGATGATGCAATGTTTCGAATGGATTCTTATCTTGCCCAAATCTTCAAAGATCGTAAAAATCAGGCTGGGAGCGAAACCGCTCAGTCTCAGCTTATGTTATTCAAGCTTCGTGTTCTGTCACTTCTGGAAATTTACTTGCATGAAAATCCAG GTAAGCCACATGTTTTGTTAGTGCTCTCAAATTTGGCTCAGGTATTAGTTAACCCACATACTACAGAAGGTAGCGAACAGCTTGAACAGCGCATATGGGGAATTTTGCAAAAGAAGATTTTCAAAGCAAAAGACTATCCAAAGGGAGAAGCAGTTCAAATGTCAACGCTTGAAAATTTGCTGGAGAAGAACCTAAAGTTGGCATCAAAACCTAAGAGAAAGAAATCTGCTGGAAATGTCTCAAAAAGGAAGCAGTTAGCATCGAGGAATCATTACAAGATGATCACTTCCCTGGGTCAGAATTCAGCATATTGGATTTTGAAGATTATTGATGCAAAAAAATTGCCCAAGTCTGAACTACAGAAAGTATTTGATATTTTTGACAGAGTTGTGGTGGGTTATTTTCATAGTAAAAAATCTCAGCTAAAGGGGAAATTTCTGAAAGAGATAATTAGAAGGTGCTCATGGATTGGGCATCATTTTTACAGTTCCCTTCTGGAAAGATGTGTCAGCACAAATTCAGAGTTCCGGCGAATTGAAGGACTAGATctaataattgatataataaaaTCATCAATGTCTTCTGAAAATGGACATCATGCGGCGAAGGAACTGATGGAGAAATTCCTTCATGAACTATGCAATTTGATAAAGGAGTTACTGACGAATATGCCAGAAAAGCAGGCCCGGCGAGCTGACATACGGAAGTTTTGTGGCAAGATTTGCCATTTCGTATCCTCTCTTAAAATTAACAAGTCTTTTCTTTCAAGCTTGGCTCCCGAAGCTCTAGCTGTATGCGAAGCTCAGCTTGGCAAGCAGTTCAGTAAAGTGAAGCCTCAAGAATGA